The genomic window GGCCCGGGGCATCGTCTGGCACCACAGGGACGAGCTCCAGGTGGCGCCTGCGGCCACCGCTGCTGTCATCCACCGTAGCCTCCTCCACGGGTGGTGCGTCCATGGGAACGTCAGGGAGGCCCGCCGAGCCATGGACGAGATGAAGTCGCTGGGAACCGCCCCGGGCCTCGCCTCCTACAACGCCCTCCTCCGCTGCATCTGCCAGAGGAACCTCAGGTTCAACCCCTCCGCCCTCGTCTCGGAGGCCGCGGATCTGATGTCGGAGATGCGGGCCTCCGGCGTCTCCCCGACCCCGTCAGTTTCAACATCCTCCTGTCCTGCCTCGGCAGGGCGAGGAGGGTGAAGGAGGCCTACCGGATCCTCCACTCCATGCGGCAGCTGGGGGAGTCTGGATGTGCGCCGGACTGGATTAGCTACTATATCGTGGTGAGGGTTCTTTACCTCACTCGGAGGTTTGTCAGAGGCAACAGGCTCGTGGATCAGGTGCTCGAGGAAAGGCTGTCGCCTGGAGCGAGGTTCTACCGCGGTCTTGCTGGCGTCCTCTGTGGGCTGGAGAGGGTGGATCACGCCCTCAAGATGTTCGAGCGGATGAAGAGGTGCTGCGTGGAGGAGCAGGGGCCGACCTATGATCTGCTTATAGAGAAGCTCTGCAGAATGGAAGATTTGACGCGGGGAGGCGTCTCTGGGAGGAGGCAGCGGAGAGGGGCATCATTCTCCAGTGCTCCAAGGATCTCTTAGATCCTTCTAAGACTGATGTTTTCATACCAATGGAGCCCGCGGTGAAGTTGAGTCCACGGCAGAAACGGAAGAAAGGTGCTGTTGGAACCAAGGAAAAGGTTCGAAGGGAGAAAGAACATGCATCCTCGTAGGTAGACCCTGACCTGACTTGCTATCCATCCTTCTTTTCAATTCTTACCCATAATTTTAACGTCGCGTACTTGACGGTTGCTGTGTTCTATCCTCTGATGGCTGAACCATTACACATTGTTGCTCACCGTGCAAGTAttttcaaataataaaaaaaaaaatgtaggtGGGGATCCATGAGCTCCCAAAGAATGTAACAGCTGTAAAACTCCCGATATGTTACTATTGCTATTGGCAGAGATGGTTGGGAGGGAGGTGCCGGACAACTTTTGTGCCTTTAAAGGAGGAATTTGGGACCAAAAAACTCTACTTGTGTCTCCAGTTGTAGAGATGCACATCAGCTAActtttttgagattttatttgtTGCTTTTTGGTGAATGCAACCCACCCCACACCATCAAGACACAATACGCAACACCCCCCCaccacaaaccaaaaaaaaaaaaaaaaaaaaaaaacaaaaatgttGGATGTGAGTGTGTTAACAAGTATTCATGCTATTTTAAACTTCAAAATGGACTCAAGCATTGAAGCATGGCACAACTAACCTGTCACCCTATACAAAGGGAGAAAATGATATGTAATTAACAATTGAAAGGAAAATTGAGGACATTGATTTAGTTAAACTCTGTTATTGAGGTCATAAAGAATGCCTAGATGAATGTGCAAAACATTGTTCTACTATTGTTTGTATGTAAAACCGTTTATGTGTTTGCAACTTGAATAGCAAGTTTATTTGTTATTCATGCTTTCATGATTGTGATGCGGGACTGATATAGAAGGTTGTGAATGATGTCATTGGAATTTCTTATAGATAATTGGTAATAAGTATTTTATCTATGGACTAAAGGTCATCCAGTTATCCATTTTtgcaaatttttttctcacataTCATATTTTGTACACCAAAGATTTGAAACTTTAAAATGCTTCATTAAGATTGGACATCTTGTGGATGATTTATGAACTTATATTGATAAATTTTCTATTAATTGGTTCCTATGCATGCATACACCTCCGTTGGCTGATTATGTCCGTGAGTGAAGCATAGCAGGGAGTTATATATTCCaacatttatatacatatattaaatGGATGGAAACAATtaactataaattttttctttgtttcgTAAATAATTTCTCatttcatgttatttttattttagtatgTTAAAATGGAATTGGAGAAAATTACAGTCCAGACTCCAATGTGACTGCTCATTCAGAAGAAATATTCTCTTGGATTATTAAGAAGTTTAGTCATATTTGCATGACAAGTTCCAATCCCCTCCTGGAGGCTGCGATCAAAACATGCACTGATAGGTCAACCAACTTAGATGATGATCAGGGCAACAATTGTTAGAAGTAATTTATTACCAAGTTTTGCTGACAGAGTGGTACTACACTTCCAAACTAGGAGAAGATCAACTGACTTAATTTTAGTAATTACAAAAGATTCATATAGAATGCTGGTCAACACAGTCTTATTACACAAAGAATGACTTGAATGTTGAAACCATTCCACATAATCCACAAAGTCCGGAGCAAAGTTTTCAAAATCGATACCAGATACTGTTTCGGTCGGCCAGCGGCACGAATCGGTATGGCTCCGTACTGGACCGGACTGGCGCGAACCGACAAAGGGAGAAAGGCACGAACcggggaggaggaaaagagagaaagagtggaagaaaaag from Elaeis guineensis isolate ETL-2024a chromosome 4, EG11, whole genome shotgun sequence includes these protein-coding regions:
- the LOC105042743 gene encoding LOW QUALITY PROTEIN: pentatricopeptide repeat-containing protein At5g61370, mitochondrial (The sequence of the model RefSeq protein was modified relative to this genomic sequence to represent the inferred CDS: inserted 2 bases in 2 codons) produces the protein MIIAAITKLRLLGTPRFTRPCHQQPARVQSFHDVISTGVGGLDDMRASLDRLGVAVTPSLVTHVLDSYKSSGAGGGTRRLLRFFSWCRSRSRERLGDEVFDHAIRAFAEMKDLAAMGIVISDLQKERRKMTSETFVLVIETLVRSGREDEAVRLFRSMEAKQLLPPSCVPSIVHALCARGHARKARGIVWHHRDELQVAPAATAAVIHRSLLHGWCVHGNVREARRAMDEMKSLGTAPGLASYNALLRCICQRNLRFNPSALVSEAADLMSEMRASGVSPTPXSFNILLSCLGRARRVKEAYRILHSMRQLGESGCAPDWISYYIVVRVLYLTRRFVRGNRLVDQVLEERLSPGARFYRGLAGVLCGLERVDHALKMFERMKRCCVEEQGPTYDLLIEKLCRXGRFDAGRRLWEEAAERGIILQCSKDLLDPSKTDVFIPMEPAVKLSPRQKRKKGAVGTKEKVRREKEHASSNISYLLEL